A genomic segment from Candidatus Zixiibacteriota bacterium encodes:
- the tsaD gene encoding tRNA (adenosine(37)-N6)-threonylcarbamoyltransferase complex transferase subunit TsaD — protein MLVLGIETSCDETSAAVIRDGREILSNIILSQTIHSKFGGVVPEVASRAHLKTIVPIYQQALSEAKVTLADIDLVAATMGPGLVGALLVGLTFAKGLAFARSIPFVAVNHIEGHLSANYLEHPEMEQQHLSLIVSGGHTLLVRVKSFGEYEILGRTKDDAVGEAFDKVAKVMGLGYPGGHKLDKLAQTGDASYVKFPRAMLKDKSYRFSYSGLKTAVALYIDKLPRDEYERHKADIAAAFQEAAVEVLVEKTLMAASRHKIRDIAIAGGVAANSRLRSMFQQRFDRHDSDPRSKSKGRQPVSAKPRFSHRLFWPSTELCTDNAAMIAAAGYYRYQKSGPGDMTANAVPYLPLDRM, from the coding sequence ATGCTTGTTCTGGGAATAGAAACCTCTTGTGACGAAACTTCAGCCGCGGTCATCCGCGACGGGCGTGAGATACTGTCGAACATCATCCTTTCGCAGACAATCCACAGCAAATTCGGCGGTGTCGTGCCCGAGGTCGCCAGCCGGGCACATCTCAAAACGATCGTACCCATTTATCAACAGGCGCTAAGTGAGGCAAAGGTGACACTGGCCGACATCGACCTTGTCGCCGCTACGATGGGTCCGGGATTGGTCGGCGCGCTCCTGGTCGGTCTTACTTTCGCCAAGGGCCTGGCCTTCGCCCGCTCGATTCCCTTTGTTGCCGTGAATCATATCGAGGGACACCTGAGCGCCAACTATCTCGAGCATCCCGAAATGGAACAGCAGCATCTCAGCCTTATTGTCTCCGGCGGCCATACTCTGCTCGTACGCGTGAAGAGTTTTGGCGAGTATGAGATACTCGGGCGAACGAAAGACGATGCTGTCGGGGAAGCGTTTGACAAGGTTGCCAAGGTGATGGGACTGGGCTATCCCGGGGGGCACAAACTCGACAAGCTGGCGCAGACAGGAGACGCGTCTTATGTGAAATTCCCCCGGGCGATGCTTAAGGACAAGAGTTACCGTTTCTCATATTCGGGTCTGAAGACCGCGGTGGCGTTATACATCGATAAACTTCCGCGCGACGAATACGAAAGACACAAAGCCGATATTGCCGCCGCATTCCAGGAGGCGGCAGTGGAGGTGTTGGTGGAAAAAACTCTCATGGCGGCATCGCGCCATAAGATTCGCGACATAGCCATCGCCGGCGGTGTGGCCGCCAACAGCCGCCTTCGCTCCATGTTTCAACAGCGATTCGACAGACACGACAGTGACCCAAGATCAAAATCAAAAGGCAGACAGCCGGTCAGCGCCAAACCCCGGTTCAGCCACAGGCTGTTCTGGCCGTCCACGGAATTATGCACCGACAATGCCGCTATGATTGCCGCGGCCGGGTACTACCGGTATCAAAAGAGCGGCCCCGGCGATATGACAGCTAACGCCGTCCCATACCTTCCTCTCGACCGAATGTAG
- a CDS encoding tetratricopeptide repeat protein codes for MTTGAKSDNQAWLLATITYYLVVVLYLLASLLPQYRLWGFSHWAYYEWWVQLGLLVVAAIVPPLVWSVRRRVSDVSYPLVAGAVTVVMGLSFYVFRARTHFDGDGYLVKSMLAEENPLIKFTNFGAVVVNRFVYGLLSDIGPDPSLLTFYLISFVAGIVFIISVAAAAEVVVDKSRHRTLFLLGGVSGGYMLLFFGHVENYSLFAATVGVFCTVGVWIAARRLNRWVILLPLGVALLLHVLGVTLIPAAGYILIRRTRLAAAISNAALTLKIAIVSVVAAALIAAFSYLYSTRYYFRFAIVPLFSDRFTLNGYTLFSVTHLMDLLNLVMFLLPGLPVALLALMKTDGRRALRLPKIRFLLMVLVFSLAAVVMFDPKLGMPRDWDLFAFFAIPLTFLVFSMLLKDSGNLKMAGSIAVLVIALGLVALFSRAYNQTSDEISVGRMRRCIELDPLRNRSGVWVMVGYFNDRGDTLAAQSEFDNVVDGFPEWQLNKNGSDLIGAGEYRKAIGYLRQALSINPGYYLAYSNLGCAYLYLKQYDSAIAYYEIANGINPGNSTVTSNMSGAHYYLGHYAEAEEHAVEALRLDSTNVAAVLNLAMTYKATGRYQEYVGCLEKGCCMGDVPLKPIQDLLIIYINQGKFDRASSLLPRAISRGMDTSQVRMLRERYPQLR; via the coding sequence ATGACAACAGGCGCTAAGTCCGACAATCAAGCATGGCTGCTTGCGACAATAACCTATTATCTCGTTGTCGTCTTGTATCTGCTCGCATCACTACTCCCGCAATACCGGTTGTGGGGGTTCAGTCACTGGGCATATTATGAATGGTGGGTTCAACTCGGACTGCTCGTCGTTGCCGCAATAGTCCCGCCACTGGTATGGTCGGTAAGACGCCGGGTCTCTGACGTTTCGTATCCCCTTGTGGCAGGCGCCGTGACAGTCGTGATGGGACTGTCATTTTACGTCTTCCGCGCCAGGACTCATTTCGATGGTGACGGGTATCTGGTAAAATCGATGCTGGCCGAGGAAAACCCGCTGATCAAGTTCACCAACTTTGGAGCGGTGGTTGTGAATCGATTCGTGTATGGACTGCTGAGCGACATCGGGCCGGATCCATCGCTTCTAACTTTTTACCTAATCTCTTTTGTCGCCGGGATCGTGTTTATCATCTCGGTGGCGGCTGCTGCCGAGGTGGTAGTCGATAAGTCGCGTCATCGAACCCTGTTTCTGCTGGGAGGCGTTTCCGGCGGCTATATGCTTTTGTTTTTCGGCCATGTCGAGAATTACTCGTTGTTCGCCGCCACAGTGGGTGTATTCTGCACCGTGGGTGTCTGGATAGCGGCCCGAAGGTTGAACCGGTGGGTGATACTTTTGCCGCTGGGTGTGGCGCTGCTTCTTCATGTACTCGGCGTGACGTTGATCCCGGCAGCGGGCTACATTCTGATTCGTCGGACGCGTCTTGCGGCAGCAATATCGAACGCCGCATTGACTCTTAAAATCGCGATCGTGTCCGTTGTGGCCGCGGCTCTCATCGCCGCCTTCAGTTATCTCTATTCCACCAGGTACTATTTTCGCTTTGCTATTGTCCCGCTTTTCAGTGATCGTTTCACCCTCAACGGTTACACGCTGTTTTCTGTGACGCACCTGATGGATCTGTTGAACCTCGTGATGTTTTTGCTGCCGGGCCTTCCTGTCGCTTTGTTAGCGTTGATGAAGACTGATGGGCGTCGAGCGTTGCGGCTGCCCAAGATCCGATTTCTGCTCATGGTTCTCGTGTTCTCTTTGGCGGCGGTTGTGATGTTCGATCCCAAACTGGGTATGCCGCGCGACTGGGACCTTTTTGCGTTCTTTGCCATACCGCTCACTTTCCTCGTTTTTTCCATGCTGCTAAAGGATTCCGGCAACCTCAAGATGGCAGGCAGCATAGCTGTGCTGGTCATTGCGCTGGGACTGGTGGCTTTATTCTCGCGGGCATATAACCAGACGAGCGACGAAATTTCGGTGGGGCGCATGCGCCGCTGCATCGAACTCGACCCGCTCAGAAACAGATCCGGTGTCTGGGTGATGGTTGGATATTTCAATGACCGCGGCGACACGCTTGCGGCCCAGAGCGAGTTCGACAATGTGGTGGATGGTTTCCCCGAGTGGCAACTCAATAAGAATGGTTCCGACTTGATCGGCGCCGGCGAATATCGCAAGGCGATAGGATATCTCCGTCAGGCTCTGTCAATCAACCCCGGCTATTATCTGGCCTACTCCAACCTGGGGTGCGCCTACCTGTATTTGAAGCAGTACGACAGCGCCATCGCCTACTATGAAATCGCCAACGGCATCAATCCGGGCAATTCGACCGTGACCAGTAATATGAGCGGCGCTCATTACTATCTGGGTCATTACGCCGAAGCCGAGGAGCATGCTGTCGAAGCTTTAAGACTGGACTCGACAAATGTGGCGGCTGTCTTGAATCTGGCCATGACCTACAAGGCCACCGGGCGATACCAGGAGTATGTCGGTTGTCTCGAAAAAGGATGTTGCATGGGCGATGTGCCTCTAAAACCGATTCAGGATTTGCTCATTATTTACATCAACCAGGGCAAATTTGACCGGGCGTCAAGTCTGTTGCCGCGCGCCATAAGTCGCGGCATGGATACCAGCCAGGTTCGAATGCTCCGCGAGCGATACCCCCAACTGCGTTAG
- a CDS encoding tetratricopeptide repeat protein, with translation MNNLIVTEKKLWAAVFAAYYLTLTTFLTASFFPQYRLWGLNHWAYFPDSVPVILFGVGAILPLVAYQLSRRKLRLNYTIATVLAILVMAVLFYFMRDRTHFEGDGYQVLTLLAEESPVVKLSNFGETLIHRALYNIIGGGGADQALITYQSLSCLAGLGLCLFIAYASRRLFEGTTDRALFLLGMISGGYMLLFCGHVENYSFFVASVGVFALTGLMASGGRISKWFVLPPLLLAIFFHVFGVSLAPAAFYLLVNDTKGWRQLSHRGPVFKTTMVLVAAVVALALLWYFYNVSHYFRLALVPLWKNRFTVDGYTFFAPKHLADIVNLILFSLPAMLLILIVILLTPGRKSFRNPAHTFLLVMVLSTVAVAAIFNPRLGMPRDWDLFSFVGIPLVVGGYYLLIKNARRVRYYPAIVSMAVALGFLSLVPRAVGQTSVQIATSRAFDSAMLDMKRNIFMLLKMHDYFWKRGDYERSPLLYFEWERHYPEWEMVQTGLRLREQGRTDQAMAAFRGAIKHNPLMASAYLNLGSCHLAQGHPDSAIANLEIAEGLNRYDPQIWRELGMAYLAERQYGRAEESFTKSIALDPDDMQTYAGLLQTYQLGGATREYLDLLYQLASRPDAPYFVFQKLGDHFVSRGSYSHAAAQYRTALAKGMPEQEYELIRQRYPQMGL, from the coding sequence GTGAACAACTTAATCGTAACTGAAAAGAAGCTATGGGCAGCTGTCTTTGCGGCTTACTATTTGACCCTCACAACGTTTCTGACAGCTTCCTTTTTTCCACAGTATCGCCTGTGGGGATTGAATCACTGGGCCTACTTTCCTGATTCAGTTCCCGTCATCCTTTTTGGGGTCGGCGCTATCCTGCCCCTGGTGGCGTACCAGCTCAGTAGAAGGAAACTCAGGTTGAATTACACCATCGCCACAGTGTTGGCCATCCTGGTAATGGCGGTGCTGTTCTACTTCATGCGCGACCGAACGCACTTCGAAGGCGATGGTTACCAGGTGCTGACCCTTCTTGCCGAGGAAAGCCCGGTGGTGAAGCTGTCCAATTTCGGTGAGACACTGATACATCGCGCCCTCTACAATATCATTGGCGGCGGGGGGGCCGACCAAGCGCTTATCACGTATCAGTCATTATCCTGTCTGGCGGGACTCGGTCTGTGTTTGTTCATCGCGTACGCCTCACGCCGATTGTTCGAAGGCACAACCGATCGCGCCCTCTTTTTATTGGGCATGATATCCGGCGGGTATATGCTTCTTTTCTGCGGTCACGTGGAGAACTATTCGTTTTTCGTCGCCAGCGTGGGTGTTTTCGCGCTTACCGGTCTGATGGCGTCAGGCGGCCGGATCAGCAAATGGTTTGTTCTGCCGCCGCTTTTGCTGGCGATCTTTTTTCACGTGTTCGGGGTTTCCCTCGCACCGGCGGCCTTCTACCTGCTGGTGAACGATACGAAAGGATGGCGGCAACTCTCACACCGAGGTCCTGTCTTTAAAACAACTATGGTGCTTGTCGCGGCCGTTGTGGCGTTGGCGCTGCTGTGGTATTTCTACAATGTTTCTCATTATTTCAGGCTTGCCCTCGTGCCCCTGTGGAAAAATCGATTCACTGTCGATGGCTACACCTTCTTTGCCCCCAAGCATCTGGCGGATATCGTCAATCTTATTCTCTTCTCGCTGCCGGCGATGCTGCTAATTCTGATTGTCATATTGTTGACGCCCGGCCGCAAATCTTTCAGGAATCCCGCGCATACTTTCCTTCTGGTAATGGTGCTGTCGACAGTTGCGGTGGCGGCGATATTTAATCCGCGTCTGGGAATGCCGCGCGACTGGGACCTTTTCTCGTTTGTGGGCATACCGCTGGTGGTTGGCGGTTACTATTTACTGATAAAAAACGCGCGCAGGGTCAGGTACTACCCGGCTATCGTGTCGATGGCTGTCGCTCTTGGATTTTTGTCACTGGTTCCTCGCGCGGTGGGACAGACGAGCGTGCAGATAGCTACCTCAAGGGCATTCGATAGCGCCATGCTGGATATGAAACGCAACATCTTCATGCTTTTGAAAATGCACGACTATTTCTGGAAGCGGGGTGATTACGAGCGTTCTCCGCTTCTTTATTTCGAGTGGGAGAGGCACTACCCTGAATGGGAGATGGTGCAGACGGGTCTGCGACTGCGCGAGCAGGGACGAACTGATCAGGCTATGGCGGCCTTTCGGGGCGCGATTAAACATAACCCCCTTATGGCATCGGCCTATTTGAACCTGGGATCGTGTCATCTCGCCCAGGGTCATCCCGACAGCGCCATTGCCAATCTTGAGATAGCCGAGGGGCTCAATCGATATGACCCGCAGATTTGGCGTGAACTGGGAATGGCTTATCTTGCCGAAAGGCAATACGGGCGGGCCGAGGAATCATTCACAAAATCAATAGCCCTCGACCCTGACGACATGCAAACATATGCCGGGTTGCTTCAAACCTATCAGCTCGGTGGTGCGACCCGCGAGTATCTCGATTTGCTCTATCAACTGGCCTCGCGGCCTGACGCGCCGTATTTCGTTTTTCAAAAGCTTGGCGATCATTTCGTTTCGCGAGGTTCGTACTCGCATGCCGCGGCGCAGTATAGAACCGCTCTGGCGAAGGGAATGCCCGAGCAAGAGTATGAACTGATACGTCAAAGATATCCACAGATGGGGCTATGA
- a CDS encoding tetratricopeptide repeat protein, protein MLQNKSQLFIEACYYSVIGLFVVGYFFPQARLWGINLWTYFPATVALPALAAALLAPSIIRFFGRETRGQNVRRHQSFWLWAAVVAVVFGASFYLLRVRLYFLGDGYTLIANLASDSPIVKMRNFGEMMAHQLAFAIIGKGGEKQATLAYQIVSYIGGAAFIVTALYASRLLFDELKSRILFLLGLLTGGYMLLFFGYAEHYSLFVPSVTLYTLIGIMVSNGRIHRLYLLIPLMLSIFFHAFGIMLIPSAIYLLTAGTRAGERFSRFSVPIKIVIISLAVAVTSAMFFFFYQTSYFFRLAFVPFWQGRFTLEGYTLLSWPHLVDLFNLVILLFPGLPLVLAALWFTRDKQSLVRGETVFFGLLLLPALTAVVLLDPKLGMARDWDLFAFASVVTVFAAFYLLLRRGISSRISFMAAILAIALGAYSLGARVAGQVDKDIALRQAVDYAKLDKKKNMFALFQMHDYCWKYTDYERSPLYNFDWEGNFPEWGLVQTGLKLKADGMCGKAMPLFESAIKEHPALALAYYGLGSCYLTVGRVDSAVYYLEIANGLNPHDIHIHNDLAHAYLSVRDLHKAEIHFESAISIDGTNMQTYVNLAEFYSLSGQDEKELEILRGVASLDDAPAEIFKLLGDYYIRHRFFDDASREYQIALEKGLPRDELEPVIRTYPQLKL, encoded by the coding sequence TTGCTTCAAAACAAATCTCAGCTTTTCATCGAAGCCTGTTACTATTCGGTCATAGGTCTGTTTGTCGTTGGATACTTTTTTCCGCAGGCGCGCCTGTGGGGGATAAATCTCTGGACCTATTTTCCGGCAACCGTCGCGTTGCCTGCGCTTGCGGCGGCGCTGCTGGCGCCTTCGATAATCAGGTTCTTCGGCCGCGAAACGCGGGGCCAAAATGTCCGTCGGCATCAATCATTCTGGCTTTGGGCGGCTGTCGTTGCGGTTGTGTTCGGCGCTTCGTTTTATCTGCTGCGGGTCAGGCTATATTTTCTGGGCGATGGTTACACGCTGATAGCGAATCTGGCCTCGGATAGCCCGATAGTCAAGATGCGGAATTTTGGCGAGATGATGGCTCACCAGTTGGCTTTCGCCATAATTGGCAAAGGTGGGGAAAAACAGGCAACGCTCGCCTACCAGATCGTATCGTACATCGGAGGGGCGGCTTTTATAGTCACCGCTCTTTATGCCTCGCGTTTACTGTTCGATGAACTCAAATCGCGGATACTCTTTTTATTGGGGCTTCTAACGGGCGGGTACATGCTTTTGTTTTTCGGCTACGCCGAACATTACTCGCTCTTCGTACCATCGGTGACGTTGTACACACTTATCGGTATCATGGTCTCCAATGGGCGAATCCATCGCTTATATCTGCTGATTCCCCTCATGCTGAGCATTTTTTTTCACGCTTTCGGGATTATGCTGATACCGTCGGCGATTTACCTGCTGACTGCCGGTACCCGCGCGGGTGAGAGGTTTTCGAGGTTTTCAGTTCCGATCAAAATCGTCATAATATCGCTGGCGGTTGCTGTCACCAGCGCCATGTTTTTCTTCTTTTATCAGACCAGCTACTTTTTCCGTCTCGCCTTCGTTCCTTTCTGGCAGGGACGATTTACACTCGAGGGATATACACTGCTGTCGTGGCCGCATCTGGTGGATCTTTTCAATCTGGTCATCCTGTTGTTCCCTGGCCTTCCGCTGGTGCTGGCGGCGCTGTGGTTCACGCGGGATAAACAAAGTCTTGTCAGGGGGGAGACAGTCTTTTTCGGATTGCTGCTTTTGCCGGCTCTGACCGCCGTCGTGCTGCTCGACCCGAAACTCGGCATGGCCCGCGATTGGGATCTGTTCGCCTTTGCTTCGGTCGTAACGGTGTTCGCCGCTTTTTATCTGCTGCTGCGACGAGGTATTTCGTCAAGAATCTCGTTCATGGCGGCAATTCTGGCAATAGCGCTGGGCGCGTACTCGCTGGGAGCGCGGGTGGCGGGACAGGTGGATAAAGACATCGCGCTCAGGCAGGCTGTCGATTATGCCAAACTCGACAAGAAGAAAAACATGTTCGCTCTTTTTCAGATGCACGACTACTGCTGGAAATACACTGACTACGAACGCTCGCCACTCTACAATTTCGACTGGGAAGGTAATTTCCCCGAATGGGGGCTGGTGCAGACGGGGCTGAAGCTCAAGGCCGATGGCATGTGTGGCAAGGCGATGCCGCTGTTTGAAAGCGCCATCAAGGAACACCCCGCCCTGGCGCTGGCGTATTACGGGCTGGGTTCGTGTTACCTGACAGTTGGCCGGGTGGACAGCGCGGTGTATTATCTTGAGATCGCCAACGGTTTGAATCCGCACGATATTCACATCCACAACGATCTGGCGCACGCCTACCTGAGTGTCAGGGATCTTCACAAGGCGGAGATACACTTTGAATCCGCGATTTCGATCGATGGCACCAACATGCAGACCTACGTTAATCTGGCGGAATTCTATTCGCTGAGCGGGCAGGATGAGAAAGAGCTGGAGATCCTCCGGGGGGTAGCGTCGCTCGATGACGCACCGGCTGAGATATTCAAGCTCCTGGGTGATTATTATATCCGGCACAGATTTTTCGACGATGCTTCACGGGAGTACCAGATAGCGCTGGAGAAGGGGCTTCCCCGCGACGAACTCGAGCCTGTCATTCGCACCTACCCTCAGCTGAAATTGTAG
- a CDS encoding DUF4388 domain-containing protein: MELGLQGNIEKFTLPEIFQLIASSRKSGTLGIQKDDSIVMVYFKEGEIIYGYGPRQTFHLGQLLRDKRVITGEQLEEAVAIQAKTENSKRLGEILTTRGFIDRADLEKVVTKQIEELLFSLLSWRTGSFKFYENQFPTEEEITVRLSVENVILEGLRRIDEMNLVNETFTDLDEVYTISATQGGRSRQVSLQAQEWNVMALVDGHRSISDICRATPDDRHETLKKLAQLKLAGLITKADVPRGTGTKDIEGMVNRLAGLFEEYLTERSSARPAENRMKSTFLELDKN, encoded by the coding sequence ATGGAATTAGGATTACAGGGAAATATAGAGAAATTCACACTGCCGGAAATCTTCCAACTGATTGCATCGAGCCGTAAATCAGGAACGCTGGGGATTCAAAAGGACGATTCCATCGTCATGGTTTACTTCAAAGAGGGAGAGATAATCTACGGCTATGGTCCTCGTCAGACTTTCCACCTTGGACAACTCCTCAGGGACAAGCGGGTAATCACAGGCGAGCAGCTTGAAGAAGCGGTGGCGATTCAGGCCAAGACCGAAAACAGCAAAAGACTCGGCGAAATACTAACCACACGAGGATTTATCGACCGGGCCGATCTTGAAAAAGTCGTGACCAAACAGATAGAAGAACTTCTGTTTTCGCTCCTATCATGGCGCACCGGTTCGTTCAAATTTTACGAGAACCAGTTTCCCACCGAAGAAGAGATTACCGTGAGGTTGTCGGTGGAGAATGTCATCCTCGAGGGACTTCGGCGCATCGACGAAATGAACCTGGTCAACGAAACCTTCACGGATCTCGATGAGGTCTACACGATATCGGCGACGCAGGGGGGACGCTCGCGGCAGGTGAGTCTTCAGGCGCAGGAGTGGAACGTGATGGCGTTGGTCGATGGTCACCGTTCGATCAGCGACATCTGCCGGGCAACCCCGGACGATCGCCACGAAACGCTAAAAAAGCTTGCTCAGTTGAAGCTGGCAGGCCTAATTACGAAAGCCGATGTTCCCAGAGGGACCGGCACGAAAGATATCGAAGGTATGGTTAACCGGTTGGCCGGGTTGTTCGAAGAATACCTGACAGAGAGATCATCAGCGCGTCCGGCCGAGAATCGCATGAAAAGCACATTTCTGGAGTTGGATAAGAATTGA
- a CDS encoding regulatory protein RecX, which yields MSSQIKILRLIRSGSRVKIVLSNSDQLLVVSEETVHRHRLVEGVVITQSQHDVLRQESEMFRCDSEAARLLALRQHSVGELRSKLKRRQFVATVIDDVVRKYRRQGVLDDAQYAYKLAQKMVENRPCGMAYLMAYLQKKMIDRSLAEQTAQMVLSRSDESDRAIAALHRRWAQLSQFELETARNKAYNYLARRGFSYDAARKAFEKLSNSLEKDN from the coding sequence ATGAGCAGTCAGATAAAAATCCTGAGGTTGATTCGTTCAGGCAGCAGGGTCAAAATCGTGCTTTCCAACAGCGATCAGTTGCTGGTCGTTTCCGAGGAAACCGTACATCGCCATCGCCTGGTCGAAGGTGTTGTAATCACGCAGTCGCAACACGATGTACTCAGGCAGGAGTCCGAGATGTTTCGTTGCGACAGCGAGGCCGCGCGCCTGCTGGCCCTGAGGCAGCACTCTGTTGGCGAACTGAGAAGCAAGCTCAAGCGCAGACAGTTTGTGGCCACAGTTATTGATGATGTCGTGCGGAAATACCGTCGCCAGGGAGTGCTCGATGACGCTCAGTATGCTTACAAGCTCGCGCAGAAGATGGTCGAAAACCGACCCTGCGGCATGGCATATCTCATGGCCTATTTACAGAAGAAAATGATTGACCGTTCTCTGGCCGAACAGACGGCGCAGATGGTGCTGTCCCGCTCCGATGAAAGCGACCGGGCCATCGCGGCGCTTCACCGGCGGTGGGCGCAGCTGAGCCAGTTTGAGCTTGAAACGGCCCGCAATAAAGCATATAATTACCTCGCGCGGCGCGGCTTTAGCTACGATGCCGCCAGAAAAGCTTTTGAAAAACTGTCTAACTCTCTTGAAAAGGACAACTGA